From Anopheles arabiensis isolate DONGOLA chromosome 3, AaraD3, whole genome shotgun sequence, a single genomic window includes:
- the LOC120901871 gene encoding uncharacterized protein LOC120901871: MSSDEEIGELKVVYDFIAQAKFKKAFASATKVLDQRSPPSPDAEEEDPLRELFLFVVTKYADQLEQEGKIEQVFEIIEQGLEYFPEHPELLNETGVRLQR; encoded by the coding sequence atgagcaGTGATGAAGAAATTGGTGAACTGAAAGTTGTATACGACTTTATTGCTCAGGCTAAATTCAAAAAAGCTTTTGCTAGTGCGACGAAAGTGCTCGACCAGCGGTCACCCCCTTCACCGGATGCCGAGGAGGAAGATCCGCTACGGGAGCTGTTTCTGTTCGTCGTAACCAAGTATGCGGACCAGCTGGAGCAGGAGGGCAAAATCGAACAAGTGTTTGAAATCATCGAGCAGGGTTTGGAATACTTTCCGGAACACCCGGAGCTACTGAACGAGACGGGCGTGCGGCTGCAAAGGTAG
- the LOC120901867 gene encoding transmembrane protein 62-like, producing the protein MRFTTVAFALIVFIVVFSIFVANLANLIGIDKQLSNRLDAASNDGEQRQPKQLKLDDQHNHLMWFLQVSDIHISMYLDPARVPQLIEFCNRTVDIIAPSVVLASGDLTDAKTSNFLGSQQHEQEWRWYHEVLRDTNVLNKTVWLDIRGNHDNFNVPALQTRQDLFTNYSAQGRHHTRSYMHQVAAGGERYTFIAVDACLDPGPKRPFNFVGMLSRNETQHLINLAERSRELNTNYTIWFGHYPTSCILTPGLGTGGIRNLIGRYREAYAYLAGHFHTLGGAVPRMYTLQEEGFLELELGDWMRNRRYRLAAFDHGLFSFVDIHHNQWPVVLVTNPKDALFNIPGKEDLQSIVDSTHIRMLIFSPAKVVECQVKIDGASWQDCQRISHQLFVVPWEPKRYKRGLHKLLVYVLDADGRSRVVEQRFTLDGSRLQFDFLAKLVLMYDTNKVFQTFFSVALIIYLVPLCVFRIWHTLVRKGTVARPRLRTLCCGGWIRKMWILSTVDRLMFPIVGYCLYLTCGPWSIGEVIDGHMGVVFVWGIFVNNAFLPGTLTYLYGFFQLMLCQLPLTIIFANNVVRRFYRRSGEKNYGWTMALWKNSAFILIMIVEVLLAAIFWNSYGLLAFIITPLRAWSIVLNVILWYQSRYIPEKCLRSASAVWSSSEPKLSSLAN; encoded by the exons ATGCGGTTTACTACGGTAGCATTTGCTTTGATCGTATTTATTGTCGTCTTTTCGATATTTGTTGCTAACCTTGCCAACTTGATCGGTATCGACAAGCAATTAAGTAACCGGCTCGATGCCGCATCGAACGATGGGGAGCAAAGGCAGCCGAAACAGCTGAAGCTGGATGATCAGCACAATCATTTGATGTGGTTTTTACAG GTTTCCGACATACATATTAGTATGTATCTGGATCCGGCCCGTGTACCGCAGTTGATCGAATTCTGCAACCGAACAGTTGATATCATCGCGCCATCAGTAGTACTGGCCTCGGGAGATCTAACCGATGCCAAAACGTCAAACTTTCTCGGTTCCCAACAGCACGAACAGGAGTGGCGTTGGTATCACGAGGTGCTGCGGGACACAAACGTGCTGAACAAAACGGTGTGGCTGGACATTCGTGGAAATCATGACAACTTTAATGTGCCCGCACTGCAAACCCGGCAGGATCTATTCACAAACTATTCCGCTCAAGGCAGACACCATACCCGGTCATACATGCATCAAGTGGCGGCGGGTGGTGAACGTTACACATTCATTGCCGTTGACGCTTGCTTAGATCCGGGACCGAAACGGCCCTTCAATTTTGTCGGAATGCTGTCGAGGAATGAGACGCAACATCTGATAAATCTAGCCGAACGGTCCCGGGAGCTCAACACGAACTACACCATTTGGTTCGGACACTATCCCACCTCGTGCATCCTTACGCCGGGACTAGGTACGGGTGGTATCCGTAATCTGATTGGTCGATACCGGGAGGCTTACGCGTATCTGGCCGGACATTTCCATACGCTCGGTGGAGCCGTACCCCGGATGTATACGCTGCAGGAGGAAGGGTTTCTCGAGCTAGAACTTGGCGATTGGATGCGCAACCGACGGTATCGGCTGGCGGCTTTCGATCATGGTCTCTTCTCGTTCGTCGACATCCATCACAACCAGTggccggtggtgctggtgacAAATCCAAAGGACGCTTTGTTCAACATTCCAGGGAAGGAAGATCTACAGTCGATCGTGGACTCTACGCACATACGTATGCTGATCTTTTCGCCGGCGAAAGTGGTAGAATGTCAGGTGAAAATAGACGGTGCCAGTTGGCAAGATTGCCAACGCATCAGCCATCAGCTGTTCGTTGTACCGTGGGAACCGAAGCGTTACAAACGTGGGCTGCATAAGCTTTTGGTCTACGTGCTGGATGCGGATGGAAGAAGCCGTGTGGTGGAGCAACGGTTTACCCTGGACGGGTCTCGGTTGCAGTTCGATTTTCTGGCCAAACTGGTGCTGATGTACGATACAAACAAAgtgtttcaaacatttttcagCGTGGCGTTGATCATCTATTTGGTaccgttgtgtgtgtttcgtataTGGCATACCCTGGTTCGCA AGGGCACTGTGGCAAGGCCCCGCCTGCGGACATTATGCTGCGGTGGATGGATACGAAAAATGTGGATTTTGTCGACTGTCGATCGTCTAATGTTTCCTATCGTGGGATACTGCCTCTATCTGACCTGCGGCCCATGGTCCATCGGAGAAGTCATCGACGGCCACATGGgggtggtgtttgtgtggggtATTTTTGTAAATAACGCGTTTCTGCCTGGCACACTCACCTATTTGTAtggattttttcaactaaTGCTCTGTCAGCTTCCATTGACCATAATATTTGCCAACAACGTCGTACGACG CTTTTATCGTCGTTCCGGTGAGAAGAACTACGGTTGGACAATGGCACTGTGGAAAAATTCTGCATTTATCCTGATTATGATAGTCGAGGTTTTACTGGCCGCGATATTTTGGAACTCGTACGGATTACTGGCCTTCATCATTACACCACTTCGAGCATGGTCCATTGTATTGAATGTAATCCTCTGGTACCAGTCGCGCTACATTCCGGAAAAATGTCTACGTTCCGCATCTGCCGTTTGGTCGTCCTCTGAACCAAAACTTTCATCGTTGGCGAACTAA
- the LOC120901868 gene encoding uncharacterized protein LOC120901868: MIVKCSTVVLLLSGLTAIAAGELPKPFVCAAQMEINSTEAALKNALFCGTSYNPRYRPVKYQQDRLAMYIGAEVINVEKVRNYDSRLEITLELLMQWYDAFLHWNKRTSGNIETINVAEQDLWTPTFAAKSFQRSPRIQNTKQCTRVKCHLSYDGEVIYTVLCTFTVDCYTEARYWAFDTKICTLRIYSVEYDTNQLSLFHFQRRLSYPSYSLLPYKITSFQMATVNSTMSPEFRMDIVIERLVGSHLVVFLVLIVMFCFLNLFSLWFSIDTSARTIAVVLGTVMQGMFLVILYWYGMVKMKPVITLAHLLLGSFGLGVIAFGWTYYARGQITSRKGCTECPLAVIQTISCLRKNRPLTSFLSIGYLNGSIKKDKLSPEWEDNLPEANRQTQVRNLPQDDDTASTTNDDNDVTWQDMVQPVDRILFCAMLTMYLLMFIVYVF, translated from the exons ATGATCGTTAAGTGTAGCACCGTAGTATTGCTGTTATCCGGATTAACGGCTATAGCGGCTGGTG AGCTCCCGAAACCATTCGTTTGTGCGGCTCAGATGGAAATTAATAGCACTGAAGCTGCATTAAAAAATGCCCTATTTTGTGGGACAAGCTACAACCCGCGTTATCGGCCAGTGAAGTATCAGCAAGATCGACTTGCAATGTACATCGGGGCTGAAGTAATCAATGTCGAAAAG GTGCGCAATTACGATTCTAGGCTGGAGATAACGCTAGAGCTGCTGATG CAATGGTACGACGCTTTTCTACACTGGAACAAGCGTACGAGTGGCAATATAGAAACGATTAATGTAGCTGAGCAAGACCTCTGGACGCCAACATTTGCAGCAAAATCGTTTCAACG ATCGCCTCGCATCCAAAACACTAAACAGTGTACCCGTGTCAAGTGCCATCTTAGCTACGATGGAGAAGTTATCTATACGGTGCTGTGTACATTCACGGTCGACTGTTATACCGAGGCAAGATACTGGGCATTCGATACGAAGATTTGTACGCTGCGTATTTATTCCGTCGAGTACGATACCAACCAATTGTCGCTGTTTCACTTCCAACGCCGCCTCTCGTACCCGAGCTATTCGCTGTTGCCGTACAAAATTACCTCGTTTCAGATGGCCACTGTTAACAGCACGATGAGCCCCGAGTTTCGCATGGACATTGTCATCGAGCGATTAGTTGGTTCGCATTTGGTCGTTTTTCTCGTACTGATCGTCA tgttttgtttcctgAACTTGTTCAGTCTCTGGTTTAGCATCGACACTAGCGCTCGAACGATCGCCGTCGTCCTGGGTACCGTGATGCAAGGTATGTTTCTTGTTATCCTCTACTGGTACGGCATGGTGAAGATGAAACCAGTTATCACTTTGGCACACCTGCTACTTGGTTCGTTTGGTCTCGGTGTTATTGCTTTCGGCTGGACGTATTATGCAAGAGGTCAGATTACCTCCCGGAAGGGATGCACTGAGTGTCCGCTAGCGGTAATTCAGACCATAAGCTGTTTAAGAAAAAATCGACCATTAACATCGTTCTTGTCCATCGGATATCTAAACGGAAGCATCAAGAAAGACAAATTATCCCCTGAATGGGAAGATAACTTACCGGAAGCGAATAGGCAAACACAGGTACGTAATCTACCACAGGATGACGATACGGCTTCCACCACAAACGACGATAATGATGTTACGTGGCAGGACATGGTGCAGCCAGTGGATCGCATCCTGTTCTGTGCCATGCTTACGATGTATCTGCTGATGTTCATCGTGTATGTGTTCTAG
- the LOC120901866 gene encoding protein bicaudal D codes for MTSSAELETLRSEIERLTRELDQVSSENIQSAKYGLGLLEEKQNLQVKCEELESLYENTKHELDITQEALQKFQKTQQVTTKSGIEQEDALLNESAAMETSLNMQIVELENETKQLRHELDRVTSERDRMLQENAEIGRDKSGTEAERARLKAELKDMKYREARMLADYSELEEENISLQKQVSSLRSSQVEFEGAKHEIRRLTEEIELLNSQVEELASLKKIAEKQMEDALTALQVERENKYALKKELDTHINRESMYNISNLAYSIRSMEENALNSSDCEEEIPALRDSTLKRLEATLEAETADLKSPDGTKGDLFSEIHLNELKKLEKQLETMETEKLCLTANLRDAQQNLDKSQNDLQNFMAKLMLLAAHVDALHTLKKQIQIEENITVSTAKDKDVNDKLNEAIMQYSSWFTLSSKEIDTLKADLAELQKGLNCSDAMTVLRNEITNLKNKLLSVEQKSLDLHSDIQVLTTLSQTAGQSLNTTRTNLVALSDDLAQLYHLVCTVNGETPNRVLLDHKNDDLSFENDSLTAIQSQLKSDILTSKPHVFEDLQALSDAVEIRKYVDTVSDQIRYLKTAVEHTIELNKDKVVTDSSATSSGDVKEAKEEIADLHEQIIKLRSLLSTKREQIATLRTVLKSNKNTAEVALTNLKSKYENEKLVVSDTMSKLRNELRILKEDAATFSSLRAMFAARCEEYVTQVDELTHQLAAAEEEKKTLNQLLRLAVQQKLGLTQKLEELEMDREMRHVRRPAASQRGGGGGGGKSAFSRGQPARNSLQNPNSNSNSNNPNQAFF; via the exons ATGACATCATCGGCGGAACTAGAAACCTTGCGGTCCGAAATCGAGCGTCTAACGCGAGAGCTGGATCAGGTGAGCAGCGAAAATATTCAATCTGCCAAATACGGTCTAGGATTGTTGGAGGAAAAGCAGAACTTGCAAGTGAAATGCGAAGAACTGGAGTCGCTGTACGAGAACACCAAACATGAGCTCGACATTACACAAGAG GCTTTacaaaaatttcaaaaaacccAACAAGTCACCACCAAATCGGGCATCGAGCAAGAAGATGCACTGCTCAACGAGTCGGCCGCGATGGAAACATCCCTCAACATGCAGATTGTGGAGctggaaaatgaaaccaaacaGCTACGCCACGAACTAGATCGTGTGACAAGTGAACGAGATCGCATGCTGCAGGAAAATGCCGAAATCGGGCGCGACAAGTCCGGTACGGAAGCAGAACGGGCACGGCTTAAAGCTGAGCTGAAGGATATGAAATATCGCGAAGCTCGCATGCTGGCCGATTACTCGGAGCTAgaggaggaaaacatttccctccAAAAGCAGGTGTCCAGTTTGCGAAGCTCCCAG GTGGAATTCGAAGGCGCTAAGCACGAAATCCGGAGGCTGACAGAGGAAATCGAGCTGCTGAATTCACAGGTGGAGGAGTTGGCTAGTCTTAAGAAAATTGCTGAGAAACAAATGGAAGATGCCTTGACTGCACTACAA GTTGAAAGAGAGAATAAATACGCTTTGAAGAAAGAGCTTGATACACATATCAACCGTGAATCAATGTACAATATTAGTAATCTGGCATATAGTATACGTAGTATGGAAGAGAATGCCCTGAACAGCAGCGATTGCGAAGAGGAAATTCCAGCACTGAG AGACTCCACCCTGAAAAGATTGGAAGCAACCCTTGAAGCAGAAACTGCGGACCTGAAATCACCCGATGGCACAAAGGGCGATCTATTCTCGGAGATTCATCTGAATGAGCTTAAAAAACTCGAAAAGCAGCTGGAAACAATGGAAACTGAAAAGTTATGCCTGACCGCAAATCTTCGTGATGCCCAGCAGAATCTAGACAAAAGCCAAAACGACTTGCAAAACTTTATGGCTAAGCTGATGTTACTGGCAGCACACGTTGATGCGCTTCATACGCTCaagaaacaaattcaaattGAGGAAAATATAACCG TATCTACAGCAAAGGACAAGGATGTGAATGATAAATTGAATGAAGCTATCATGCAATACTCGAGCTGGTTCACCTTAAGCTCGAAGGAAATAGATACTCTCAAAGCTGACCTGGCTGAATTGCAGAAGGGCTTGAACTGTTCTGACGCAATGACTGTACTTCGCAATGAAATAACAAATCTCAAGAACAAG CTGTTGTCTGTTGAACAGAAATCATTGGATTTGCATAGTGACATCCAGGTACTTACGACACTCTCACAAACAGCGGGCCAGAGCTTGAACACGACGCGAACTAATTTAGTTGCACTAAGCGACGACCTGGCCCAGTTGTACCACCTGGTGTGCACGGTAAATGGTGAAACTCCAAATCGTGTACTGTTGGACCACAAGAACGACGACTTAAG CTTCGAGAACGATTCCTTAACGGCAATTCAATCACAGCTGAAATCCGACATTCTTACATCCAAGCCTCATGTTTTTGAGGACCTGCAAGCACTCAGCGATGCTGTCGAGATTCGCAAGTACGTTGACACTGTGAGCGATCAAATTCGGTACCTCAAGACAGCCGTCGAACATACGATCGAGCTGAACAAGGATAAGGTGGTGACCGATTCCTCCGCTACATCCTCGGGCGATGTAAAGGAGGCAAAGGAAGAAATAGCAGATCTGCAcgaacaaatcatcaaattgcGCAGCTTGCTGTCGACGAAACGCGAGCAGATCGCAACGCTGCGCACCGTGCTCAAGTCGAATAAGAACACCGCCGAGGTGGCGCTGACAAATCTTAAATCCAAGTACGAAAACGAAAAGTTGGTCGTCAGCGATACGATGTCAAAGTTGCGAAACGAGCTGCGCATCTTGAAGGAAGATGCGGCCACATTTTCAA gTCTTCGCGCTATGTTTGCGGCTCGCTGCGAGGAGTATGTCACTCAGGTTGACGAACTCACGCATCAGCTTGCGGCGGCtgaggaggagaagaaaacgCTTAATCAGCTACTTCGATTGGCTGTGCAGCAGAAACTTGGACTGACGCAAAAGCTCGAGGAGCTTGAGATGGACCG TGAAATGCGCCATGTGCGCCGGCCGGCAGCTTCGCAGcgcggcggtggtggaggtggcggCAAGTCGGCCTTCTCTCGTGGGCAGCCGGCCCGGAACAGCCTTCAGAATccgaacagcaacagcaatagTAACAATCCGAACCAAGCTTTCTTCTAA